From the Mycobacterium sp. DL592 genome, the window CGGCGTCGACACCTCAGCGCGGGCGCAGACCTACCTTGATGCGGTGGTCGCGGGCTCGGCCCCGCAGCAGCGCTCGGCCGCCTATGTGAAGAACCTGCCCGCGACCATCGCCATGCTGCGCCGCACCACACCGATGAAGCTGTTCTGGGCCAAGGAGTACTCCGACTATCACCCCGAGGCACCGGGCGGATCCGCGGCAGGACGCACCTGCGAATGCCGTCCACTCAACACCGCGATCCTCGGCGAATACTTGCCCGATCTTCGTCCGGGCATCATGGAGGCGAGCATCCCGATGCCGACCACCGGCGCGGACTACCGCTGGATGAACCTGGTGAGCCGGGTCCCCCGCAAGGGGCTGGCGACCATCGTCAAGCGGCTCGCGCAGGGCGTTGGCGGCCTGGCCCTCGGGAGGCGTTACGCCGCCGGTGGCCAGGCCCTGGCCGCCGCCCTGTTCGCCGGTGCGATTCGCGCCGGGGTCCCGATCTGGCTGCGCACCTCCCTGACCGAACTGATCACCGACGGCACCCGTGTGACCGGCGCCGTCGTCGAGCACCTGGGCAACACCGTGACCGTCACGGCCCGGCGAGGCGTCGTTCTGGCCGCCGGCGGCTTCGACCACAGCATGGACATGCGCCGGAAGTTCCAGTCCGAATCCCTTGACCGCAATCTCAGCCTCGGCGCGGAATCCAACACCGGCGACGCCATCCGCATTGGGCAGGACGTCGGCGGCGACATCGCACTGATGGATCAAGCGTGGTGGTTTCCCGCCGTGGCCCCCCTGCCCGGTGCGGCACCCGCGGTCATGTTGGCCGAGCGGTCGCTGCCCGGCTCGTTCATCGTCGACCAGAACGGTCGCCGATTCGCCAACGAGTCTGCCGACTATATGAGCTTCGGCCAGCGCGTTCTGCAACTGGAAGCGGCCGGCACGCCGGTGGAGCGCATGTGGATCGTCTTCGACCAGCAGTACCGCAACAGTTACGTCTTTGCCGCCGAACTGTTCCCGCGCAT encodes:
- a CDS encoding 3-ketosteroid-delta-1-dehydrogenase; its protein translation is MPESKPRRHALTFPTVTATRHDTVPAGLPVADSEVDLLVIGSGTGLAAALAAHERGLSVLVVEKSSHVGGSTARSGGALWLPASPVIAECGGVDTSARAQTYLDAVVAGSAPQQRSAAYVKNLPATIAMLRRTTPMKLFWAKEYSDYHPEAPGGSAAGRTCECRPLNTAILGEYLPDLRPGIMEASIPMPTTGADYRWMNLVSRVPRKGLATIVKRLAQGVGGLALGRRYAAGGQALAAALFAGAIRAGVPIWLRTSLTELITDGTRVTGAVVEHLGNTVTVTARRGVVLAAGGFDHSMDMRRKFQSESLDRNLSLGAESNTGDAIRIGQDVGGDIALMDQAWWFPAVAPLPGAAPAVMLAERSLPGSFIVDQNGRRFANESADYMSFGQRVLQLEAAGTPVERMWIVFDQQYRNSYVFAAELFPRMSIPKAWYDAGIAVRADDLSSLAVAMGVPAHTFSATASRFNEHAFAGADPDFERGQSAYDRYYGDPTVTPNPNLRPLVKGPFYAVQMVLSDLGTCGGLRADDRARVLREDGTVIDGLYAIGNTAANAFGNTYPGAGATIAQGLVYGYIAAQDAADGV